One Spinacia oleracea cultivar Varoflay chromosome 4, BTI_SOV_V1, whole genome shotgun sequence DNA segment encodes these proteins:
- the LOC110786243 gene encoding organic cation/carnitine transporter 7 has product MADRMEIYSMDDALLSLGFGKYQSFILIYAGLGWISEAMEVMILSFVGPAVQTEWNLTSEQESLITTVVFAGMLFGAYTWGVISDRFGRRKGFLATAMITSISGLLSAVAPNYITLITCRCLVGVGVGGGPVLLAWFLEFVPAPRRGTWMIIFQGFWTVGTVLEAGIAWIVMPWLGWRWLLALSAVPAFLLLVFYFVVPESPRYLVLKGEKQGAMRILEKISKVNKTELPSGDLCSDMEIEQLSGVPPERKPLLQSVQAGVAPPPNSQDSPHTGMLESLSMLLSPKLIRSTLLLWVVFFGNAFTYYGLVLLTTELNKTDSTCHLRQVGSQESANVNYRNVFITSFAEIPGLVLAAVIVDRLGRKVSMAALLFLCFLFMLPLMHHQSDGLTTALLFGARACIMGSFTLMFLYAPEIYPTVVRSTGVGLGSSMARIGGMVAPMVAISLIHGCHQTISILLFLGVVLLSGICVMLFPIETMGRELTDSFFDSSTYERLVA; this is encoded by the exons atGGCGGATCGGATGGAGATTTATAGCATGGATGATGCTCTTCTGAGCTTAGGATTTGGAAAATACCAATCCTTTATTCTTATTTATGCTGGACTAGGATGGATTTCAGAAGCCATGGAAGTGATGATTCTTTCGTTTGTTGGACCAGCAGTACAGACTGAATGGAATCTTACTTCAGAGCAAGAGAGCCTTATCACCACTGTGGTGTTTGCTGGCATGCTGTTTGGGGCATATACGTGGGGTGTAATTTCGGATAGATTTGGAAGAAG GAAAGGATTTTTGGCTACAGCGATGATTACTTCTATATCTGGTCTTCTAAGTGCAGTTGCTCCTAACTACATTACATTAATAACATGCCGTTGTTTGGTTGGTGTTGGTGTCGGAGGTGGTCCTGTATTATTGGCTTGGTTTTTAGAGTTTGTGCCAGCGCCAAGGAGAGGCACTTGGATGATTATTTTCCAAGGATTTTGGACTGTTGGTACAGTCTTAGAGGCTGGCATTGCATGG ATTGTTATGCCATGGTTGGGATGGAGGTGGCTTCTTGCTCTGTCTGCAGTGCCTGCATTTCTTTTGCTGGTGTTTTATTTTGTGGTTCCTGAATCTCCAAGGTACTTGGTTCTGAAAGGCGAAAAACAGGGTGCCATGCGAATATTGGAGAAGATATCCAAAGTTAATAAAACAGAGTTGCCATCTGGTGATCTTTGCTCTGATATGGAAATTGAGCAGTTAAGTGGTGTTCCTCCAGAACGTAAACCATTGTTACAAAGTGTACAAGCAGGAGTTGCACCTCCTCCCAATTCTCAAGATAGTCCTCACACGGGGATGCTTGAATCATTGTCAATGCttctttcaccaaaactaattaGGTCAACCTTGCTTTTATGGGTAGTATTTTTCGGAAATGCCTTTACTTACTATGGCCTTGTGCTGTTGACCACGGAGTTAAACAAGACTGACAGTACATGCCATCTAAGACAAGTTGGTTCACAAGAGTCTGCCAATGTCAATTACAGAAATGTCTTTATTACTAGCTTTGCTG AAATTCCTGGCCTGGTCCTTGCTGCTGTCATTGTTGATAGACTTGGTCGTAAAGTTTCAATGGCAGCTTTGCTCTTTTTATGTTTCCTCTTCATGTTGCCGCTTATGCACCATCAGTCAGACGGTCTAACAACAGCTTTGCTCTTTGGAGCTCGAGCATGCATTATGGGATCTTTCACACTCATGTTTTTATATGCCCCAGAG ATATACCCAACAGTTGTGCGGAGTACTGGTGTTGGACTTGGGAGTTCGATGGCAAGAATTGGTGGAATGGTCGCTCCAATGGTAGCTATAAGCCTGATACATGGATGTCATCAAACTATTTCCATTCTCCTTTTCCTCGGTGTGGTATTACTTTCTGGGATCTGTGTCATGTTGTTTCCTATTGAAACCATGGGCCGCGAGTTGACAGATAGCTTTTTCGATAGCAGTACCTATGAACGCTTAGTAGCCTAA
- the LOC130471261 gene encoding uncharacterized protein: MPELSIVSLLDSNNYFHVHHFSNSVSTFSTTISHAGEEPARPGPPRIRVDITESSGRGVFATRRIGVADLIHTAKPAVSHPSLSKISCVCYLCLKRLKPNNNPLTQNEPFCSEECRQEAKEFYELEKKADWSAYNKYCMCRSLNSFSPSIWPSNSAVELSRRRTQQPSNSGVARPCVAVFAGGSVFSPHLPHRVLFSPSQSQVFRSLTLSCANLFEELIIHLLTGFLLKRRRLW, from the exons atgcccgAACTATCCATTGTCTCCCTCCTCGATtcaaacaactactttcacgtTCACCATTTCTCAAACTCTGTTTCCACATTCTCAACAACAATCAGCCATGCCGGAGAAGAACCTGCTCGACCAGGACCTCCGCGGATCCGAGTTGACATCACCGAGTCATCTGGTCGAGGAGTTTTTGCTACTCGGAGAATCGGAGTTGCTGACCTCATTCACACAGCAAAACCCGCGGTTTCTCACCCTTCTCTCTCCAAAATCAGCTGCGTTTGTTACCTTTGTCTTAAAAGATTAAAACCCAATAACAATCCTCTAACTCAGAACGAACCCTTTTGTTCCGAAGAATGTCGACAAGAAGCAAAG GAATTTTATGAACTAGAGAAGAAAGCAGATTGGTCCGCTTACAACAAGTATTGCATGTGT CGCTCTCTCAACTCCTTCTCTCCAAGCATCTGGCCTTCGaactcagccgtcgaactcagccgccgtcgaactcagcagccgtcgaactcaggcgttgctcggccctgcgtcgctgtcttcgccggtgggtctgtgttctcgcctcatctcccccatcgCGTTCTGTTCTCGCCGTCACAGTCCCAAGTATTTCGATCTCTTACTCTCTCTTGCGCGAATCTGTTTGAGGAG CTTATAATTCATCTGTTGACCGGTTTCCTATTGAAAAGAAGAAGATTGTGGTGA
- the LOC110786242 gene encoding uncharacterized protein codes for MRTFLIYLTIITIFLPHFPPATAAVSTPAGPLIKHLSSLFKWSKNSPKSSQSDGPVVQFEKGYLVETVVEGNALGVLPYSIRVSEDGELFAVDSEASNIVRITPPLSQYSRARLVAGSFQGKAGHVDGKPNDARFNHPKGVAMDDKGNVYIADTENLAIRKVGEGGVTTIAGGKSNVAGYTDGPSEDAKFSTDFDVLYVPSTCSLLVVDRGNAALRQISLNQEDCDTYYSSISVSDIVMVIGAVFVGYASCLLHQGFGPAFFLKFLQPSASDVPEKTFTEKQSSIQENVKEEQVAGCGWPPFGQMIGDIRKLAVESLSNVVLPLIPPRFSPRKGLTPLKDALKMPEDEVKPPLLAQKQRTPAPVSESWEADTSETRTLKMRSATSMKDTSKHRSSKRHEYSEFYGSSEVPHKSGQTRSKPHKERSKHRHRDKSGEISSGSGAHAPEPKQPTEFKGVNYTDPRFNPYNVGNRYMPDGSYRY; via the exons ATGCGAACATTCCTAATTTATCTTACTATAATAACCATCTTCCTTCCTCATTTTCCACCTGCTACTGCTGCTGTTTCTACTCCTGCTG GTCCATTGATTAAACACCTCTCTTCATTGTTTAAATGGTCCAAGAATTCTCCTAAATCTTCCCAATCAG ATGGACCAGTAGTTCAGTTTGAGAAAGGGTATTTAGTTGAGACAGTTGTGGAAGGGAATGCACTTGGAGTTCTACCCTACTCAATTAGGGTATCCGAGGATGGAGAGCTCTTTGCTGTTGATTCTGAGGCTAGCAACATTGTTCGAATCACACCTCCACTTTCACAAT ATAGTAGAGCAAGGCTAGTGGCAGGATCATTTCAGGGTAAAGCAGGGCATGTAGATGGAAAACCAAATGATGCTCGTTTTAATCATCCGAAAGGGGTGGCCATGGATGACAAAGGAAATGTGTATATTGCTGACACGGAAAATCTTGCTATTCGAAAGGTCGGAGAAGGGG GAGTGACCACAATAGCTGGAGGGAAGTCAAATGTTGCTGGGTACACAGATGGGCCAAGTGAGGACGCAAAGTTCTCCACAGATTTTGACGTGTTGTACGTTCCATCAACCTGCTCTTTGTTAGTTGTTGACAGAGGAAATGCAGCACTTCGGCAAATCTCTCTCAATCAAGAAGACTGTGATACTTATTACAGTTCCATTTCAGTGTCAG ATATTGTCATGGTCATTGGTGCTGTCTTTGTTGGATACGCCTCATGCTTGCTTCATCAGGGATTTGGACCTGCTTTTTTCTTGAAATTT CTTCAACCTTCAGCATCAGATGTTCCAGAAAAAACATTCACGGAGAAGCAGAGTTCAATCCAAGAGAATGTAAAGGAGGAACAAGTAGCTGGATGTGGATGGCCTCCATTTGGACAGATGATAGGTGATATTCGGAAGTTAGCCGTTGAGTCGCTGAGTAATGTTGTACTTCCGTTAATTCCACCCCGTTTTAGCCCAAGAAAAGGACTGACTCCCTTGAAAGATGCTCTTAAAATGCCAGAAGATGAAGTGAAGCCTCCATTATTAGCCCAAAAGCAGAGAACCCCAGCCCCTGTTTCCGAATCCTGGGAAGCAGATACTAGTGAAACAAGGACTTTGAAGATGAGATCAGCTACTAGTATGAAGGACACAAGTAAACACAGATCTTCCAAAAGACACGAGTATTCTGAATTTTATGGTTCAAGTGAAGTCCCTCATAAAAGTGGGCAGACAAGATCAAAACCCCATAAAGAGAGGTCAAAGCATCGCCACCGAGATAAGAGCGGAGAAATAAGTTCTGGTTCTGGGGCTCATGCGCCTGAGCCTAAACAACCTACTGAATTTAAAGGGGTAAATTATACTGATCCCAGGTTTAACCCTTACAATGTCGGGAATAGATACATGCCAGATGGTTCCTACCgctattag